AGCTGCGAGTCGACGGCTTCGCGGAACGGGCCGTAGAACGCGCTCGCGTACTTCGCGGCATACGCCAGGATCAGCGTGTCCGTGAACCCCTCGGCGTCGAGCGCCTGACGGATCACGGCGACCTGGCCGTCCATCATCCCGGACAGCCCGAGCAGCTGGGACCCTGCGCGCGCCTGGGCCAGGGCCATCGAGGCGTACCGCTCCAGGGTCGCGTCGTTGTCCACGGAGCCGTCGGCGGCGAGGACGCCGCAGTGACCGTGGTCGGTGAACTCGTCGAGACAGAGGTCGGTCTGCACGACGAGGGCGTCGCCGACCTCGGCCGCCAGCGCTTCGGTGGCGACGTTCAGGATGCCCTGCGGGTCGTCCGCGCCGGAGCCCCGGGCGTCGCGCACCGCGGGAACGCCGAACAGCATGACGCCGCCGACCCCGGCCTCCGCGGCCTCCACGGCCGCAGCGCGCAGCGAGTCGATCGAGTGCTGGGCGACACCGGGCATCGACCCGATGGCGACCGGTTCGCTCAGGCCCTCGCGGACGAAGAGCGGGAGCACGAGCTGCCGGGGCTCGAGAGAGGTCTCGCGCACGAGGTCGCGGACGGCGCGCGACTGGCGAAGTCGGCGCAGGCGGATGTCGGGGAAGCTCACGGCGCGAACTCGTCTGCCGCGTGCGGAAGGGTGAACTGCGAGACGGCTTCGATCAGCGCATCGATGGTCTGCCGGTCGGCGACCACCGAGACGGGGAGACCGGCACGCTCGGCGTCCTTCGCCGTGCGGGGACCGATCGCCGCGAGCAGCGTCTCGTCCGGGATCTCGGGGAACTGTTCCCGCACCTGCTCGGCCACCGAACCGCTGGTGATGAGGATCGCGTTGATCCGGCCGTTCTCGACATCGCGGCGGATGCGCTCCGTCACCGGGACGCCGACCGTGCGATAGGCGACGACGCCGTGCACGTCGTGCCCCGCGTCGGAAAGGAGGAGGCTGAGGACGGGCTTGGCGATCTCGCTGCGCAGCGCCAGGATGCGGCGCGGCTCGTGCTCCAGGGCGATGAGCTGCTGCGCCATGCCCTGCGCGGAGTTGTCCTGTTCCGGCACCAGGGCGACCTCGTAGCCCACGGCCTGCAGCGCCGTGGCCGTCGTCTCGCCGACGGCCGCGATCTTCGTGGTCTTCGGCACGACGGCGCGGTGGGCGAACAGCACGTCCACCGTGGTCGCGCTCGTGACGGTCAGCCAATCGAACTCACCGGCCGCGAGCTGCTCCAGCGCCCGGTCGAGCGTCGCCTGGTCCGTCGTGGGCGCGAAGTTGATGAGCGGGGCGACGACGGGAACGGCCCCGAGGTTCCGGAGACTCGCGGCGACGCTGTCGCCCCAGGGTCCGCCACGGGGCACGAGGATGCGCCAGCCGTCCAGCGGTCGGTCCTGCTTGCTTTCAGAAGTGGTCATGACAATTCGGATTGCTCTTGAGGGACGAGGTCGGCCGCCCCTTGATCGAGCAGCCGACGGGCAACAGCGAGCCCGAACTCACGCGCTGCGTGCATCGGGTCTGCACCATCGGCAGCATCCGCACCATTGCCACTGCCGTTCCGATGAATATACTCCCCGTTCAGGGCTTCCGTGACGTCCAGACCGATCCGGCGACCCCCGTCCGGGGCGTAGACCACTGTCCTGACGCGGATCTCTGCCCCCTGGACGACGGCGTGCGCCGCCATGGGGGCTTGACAACCGGCGTCCAGGCCCTCCAGGATGGCCCGCTCGACCGTGATCGCGAGCCGCGTCTCGCGGTGGTCCAGCGCCGACAGCGCCGCGCGCAGCTCCTCCGGGGCATCCGCCCGCGTCTCGACTGCCAGCGACCCCTGGCCCGGCGCCGTCGGCCATTCCGCGAGACCGAGCTCCTCGCGATGCAGGGGCGAATCGGTGCCCAGCCGCGAGAGCCCGGCGGCGGCGAGGATCACGGCGTCCAACTCGCCGGACGCGACGCGGGAGAGCCGGGAGTCGACGTTGCCGCGGATGTCCACGACGTGAGCGCGGGGCGCACGACGGTGGACCTGCGCGATGCGGCGGGGCGACCCGGTGCCCACCGCGCTCCCGGCCGGCAGCTCATGCAGCGGGATGCCGTGTCGGGTGAGCACCACGTCGCGGGCATCCTCCCGTCGGGGCGTCGCGGCGATGACGAGCGACTCCGGCACCGCGGTCGGGAGATCCTTGAGGGAGTGCACGAGGAAGTCGCACTCGCCGGCGAGGAGGGCCTCACGGAGACGGGTGGCGAAGATGCCGAGGCCGCCGATCTCCGACAACGAGGCGCGATTGGTGTCGCCCTCGCTGGTGATCGGGACGAGCTCGACGCGCCGGCCGGTGACCTTCTCGAGCGCTGCGGCGACGTGGCCCGACTGCGCCTGCGCGAGCGCGCTGCGACGGGTGCCGAGACGGATGGGGGTGCTCATGGCGCTTACTGCAGCACGTCCGCGATCTCGTCGAAGCGCAGGCGGCGCCCCGTGTAGAAGGGCACCTCCTCCTTCACGAACATGCGGGCGTCGGTGTAGCGGAGGTCGCGCATCATGTCGACGAGATCCGTGAGTTCATCCGCCTCCATCGGGAGCAGCCACTCGTAGTCGCCCAGCGCGAAGGCTGCGACGGTGTTCGCGATGACACCGGTGAACGCGGCGCCCTTGCGACCGTGGTCGGCGAGCATCGTGCGGCGCTCCCCCTCCGGCGCGAGGTACCACTCCGGGGTGCGGACGAACGGGTAGAGGACGAGCCAGTCCTTGGGCTCGATGCCACGGAGGAACCCGGGGACGTGCGCGCGGTTGAACTCGGCGTCGCGGT
This genomic stretch from Microbacterium sp. Nx66 harbors:
- a CDS encoding uroporphyrinogen-III synthase codes for the protein MTTSESKQDRPLDGWRILVPRGGPWGDSVAASLRNLGAVPVVAPLINFAPTTDQATLDRALEQLAAGEFDWLTVTSATTVDVLFAHRAVVPKTTKIAAVGETTATALQAVGYEVALVPEQDNSAQGMAQQLIALEHEPRRILALRSEIAKPVLSLLLSDAGHDVHGVVAYRTVGVPVTERIRRDVENGRINAILITSGSVAEQVREQFPEIPDETLLAAIGPRTAKDAERAGLPVSVVADRQTIDALIEAVSQFTLPHAADEFAP
- the hemQ gene encoding hydrogen peroxide-dependent heme synthase, which gives rise to MMSDLREENPSGYTLWAVWRRNPDAPVTENDATEVESIVSHIEDSGVTVRGFYDVSGLKADADLMVWLHGATAEELQRALRRLRRTEMLRSLLPVWNAMGVHRDAEFNRAHVPGFLRGIEPKDWLVLYPFVRTPEWYLAPEGERRTMLADHGRKGAAFTGVIANTVAAFALGDYEWLLPMEADELTDLVDMMRDLRYTDARMFVKEEVPFYTGRRLRFDEIADVLQ
- the hemB gene encoding porphobilinogen synthase — its product is MSFPDIRLRRLRQSRAVRDLVRETSLEPRQLVLPLFVREGLSEPVAIGSMPGVAQHSIDSLRAAAVEAAEAGVGGVMLFGVPAVRDARGSGADDPQGILNVATEALAAEVGDALVVQTDLCLDEFTDHGHCGVLAADGSVDNDATLERYASMALAQARAGSQLLGLSGMMDGQVAVIRQALDAEGFTDTLILAYAAKYASAFYGPFREAVDSQLQGDRRTYQLDPGNRREGVREALVDEDEGADIVMVKPAMAFLDVLREVRDAVTVPVWAYQVSGEYAMIEAAATNGWIDRRAAVLESLLSIRRAGADAVLTYWATEAARWLRG
- the hemC gene encoding hydroxymethylbilane synthase, with the translated sequence MSTPIRLGTRRSALAQAQSGHVAAALEKVTGRRVELVPITSEGDTNRASLSEIGGLGIFATRLREALLAGECDFLVHSLKDLPTAVPESLVIAATPRREDARDVVLTRHGIPLHELPAGSAVGTGSPRRIAQVHRRAPRAHVVDIRGNVDSRLSRVASGELDAVILAAAGLSRLGTDSPLHREELGLAEWPTAPGQGSLAVETRADAPEELRAALSALDHRETRLAITVERAILEGLDAGCQAPMAAHAVVQGAEIRVRTVVYAPDGGRRIGLDVTEALNGEYIHRNGSGNGADAADGADPMHAAREFGLAVARRLLDQGAADLVPQEQSELS